The Sorangiineae bacterium MSr11367 genome window below encodes:
- the xerD gene encoding site-specific tyrosine recombinase XerD, with protein MDLHGWIDVYLNHLRVERALAKNSLEAYARDLNRLAGHLRSDDVKDIAAADIAELLADNVRTGFGARSSARQLSALRGFFRFLVRERAIDADVTTLIDRPKLGRKLPRVLSFEDVERLLAAPDRTKPRGVRDAAMIHLMYASGLRVSELCSLKLADLDMQRGIVSAYGKGGKRRMVPVGEVALEHLQIYLEHVRGLHARPETRVLFVSPRGGPLTRQGFWKLLKRYAAAAGITMTLSPHKLRHSFATHLLHGGADLRAVQAMLGHADLGTTEIYTRVAQDHVRRAHTRAHPRA; from the coding sequence GTGGACCTCCACGGCTGGATCGACGTCTATTTGAATCACCTGCGCGTCGAGCGCGCGTTGGCGAAAAACTCGCTCGAGGCCTACGCGCGCGATTTGAACCGCCTCGCGGGGCACCTGCGCAGCGACGACGTGAAGGACATCGCCGCCGCGGACATCGCCGAGCTGCTCGCGGACAATGTCCGCACCGGCTTCGGCGCCCGCTCCAGCGCGCGGCAGCTCTCCGCCCTGCGCGGATTCTTCCGATTCCTCGTGCGCGAGCGCGCGATCGACGCCGACGTCACCACGCTCATCGATCGGCCCAAGCTCGGTCGCAAGCTGCCGCGCGTCCTCTCCTTCGAGGACGTGGAACGGCTGCTCGCCGCCCCCGATCGCACGAAGCCGCGCGGCGTGCGCGATGCGGCCATGATTCATCTGATGTACGCGTCCGGCCTTCGCGTGAGCGAGCTTTGCTCCCTCAAGCTGGCCGATCTCGACATGCAACGCGGCATCGTCAGCGCCTACGGCAAAGGTGGAAAGCGGCGCATGGTCCCCGTCGGGGAGGTCGCGCTCGAGCATTTGCAAATCTACCTCGAGCACGTGCGCGGGCTGCACGCGCGGCCTGAAACGCGCGTGCTCTTCGTCTCCCCGCGCGGCGGACCGCTCACTCGTCAGGGCTTCTGGAAGCTCCTCAAGCGCTACGCCGCGGCCGCCGGCATCACCATGACGCTCTCGCCGCACAAGCTTCGCCACTCGTTCGCGACACACCTTCTGCATGGCGGCGCCGACCTTCGCGCAGTGCAGGCCATGCTAGGCCATGCTGACCTCGGCACGACCGAAATCTACACGCGCGTCGCACAGGACCACGTCCGCCGGGCGCACACCCGTGCGCATCCGCGAGCTTAA
- a CDS encoding aminodeoxychorismate/anthranilate synthase component II produces the protein MVSTPRRVLVIDNYDSFTFNLVQYLGELGAETRVVKNDEITADEALHSGSDGLLLSPGPCTPNEAGICLDVVAKLQTAQKPESNIPLLGVCLGHQTIGQAFGGRVVSAERLMHGKTSPIEHDGRGVFAGLPSPFEATRYHSLIVERASLPSTLEVSAWTREGEIMGLRHRTLAIEGVQFHPESILTKEGKKLVANWLARLGSSNSMQGAA, from the coding sequence ATGGTTTCCACGCCGCGGCGCGTTCTCGTGATCGACAACTACGACTCCTTCACCTTCAACCTGGTGCAGTACCTGGGCGAGCTGGGGGCCGAAACGCGCGTGGTGAAAAACGACGAAATCACTGCGGATGAAGCACTTCACTCCGGCTCGGACGGGCTGCTTCTCTCGCCAGGGCCCTGCACGCCGAACGAGGCGGGCATCTGCCTCGATGTGGTCGCCAAGCTGCAGACCGCGCAGAAGCCTGAGTCGAATATTCCGCTGCTCGGCGTGTGCCTCGGACACCAGACCATCGGCCAGGCCTTCGGCGGGCGCGTGGTCTCGGCCGAGCGGCTCATGCACGGCAAAACCTCGCCCATCGAGCACGATGGCCGCGGCGTCTTCGCCGGCCTTCCCTCGCCGTTCGAGGCCACGCGCTACCATTCACTCATCGTGGAGCGTGCATCGCTTCCAAGTACGCTCGAAGTTTCCGCGTGGACACGCGAAGGGGAAATCATGGGGCTTCGTCACCGCACCTTGGCCATCGAGGGCGTGCAGTTTCATCCGGAGAGCATCCTCACCAAGGAAGGCAAGAAGCTCGTGGCCAACTGGCTCGCCCGTCTCGGTTCGTCCAACTCGATGCAGGGCGCAGCGTGA
- a CDS encoding hemolysin family protein, with the protein MINPGQSVTWIIAGVVSSAVGSLFAAGDGALVTIPAAHLQSLTEQKGVVGDAFRRFTLDRHRILSRWLVGRIIAISIAAVLYSRVAEGIFMATSIGASPALETLAAVLCAVLTYGTLAAGLLNAARRRPEILGSLALRFLRPLEWLVFPLADPLAAFGRFVGSRFEKRTEMDARRAETEVQWVVMEGERTGAIANEPAEMIRNVLEFKDLTAREIMVPRRRISAIEASISLERVVALVAADGHSRYPVYRETLDNVVGLLYAKDLFAVVKEKKVHTTRLADICRSPVLYVVETQSILSMLREMRARRLHMAIVSDEFGGTSGLVTLEDIIEEIVGEIHDEYDTEVQIQELGEGRLVADAAVPLADLSARLGRAIPADGEFESLGGLIVHRAGRVPEVGATLTVDGLKLIVREADKTRVVKVEIVPMDGASRPAAAAPS; encoded by the coding sequence ATGATCAATCCAGGACAATCCGTGACCTGGATCATTGCGGGGGTCGTCTCGTCGGCCGTGGGGTCGTTGTTCGCCGCCGGCGATGGCGCGCTGGTGACGATTCCCGCCGCGCACCTGCAGTCGCTCACGGAACAAAAGGGCGTCGTGGGCGACGCCTTCCGTCGCTTCACGTTGGATCGACATCGCATCCTTTCGCGATGGCTGGTCGGGCGCATCATCGCCATCAGCATCGCGGCGGTGCTCTACAGCAGGGTCGCCGAAGGCATTTTCATGGCCACGAGCATCGGCGCCTCCCCGGCGCTCGAGACCTTGGCCGCGGTCCTCTGCGCGGTGCTCACCTATGGCACCCTTGCCGCCGGCCTTCTCAACGCTGCGCGTCGCCGCCCGGAGATCCTCGGTTCCCTGGCGCTTCGCTTTCTGCGTCCGCTCGAGTGGCTCGTCTTCCCGCTGGCCGATCCGCTGGCCGCCTTCGGGCGCTTCGTCGGCAGCCGCTTCGAGAAGCGCACCGAAATGGACGCCCGCCGCGCCGAGACGGAGGTGCAGTGGGTCGTCATGGAAGGCGAGCGCACGGGCGCCATCGCCAACGAGCCGGCGGAGATGATCCGCAACGTGCTCGAGTTCAAGGACCTCACCGCCCGCGAAATCATGGTCCCGCGCCGGCGCATCTCGGCCATCGAAGCGTCCATCTCGCTCGAGCGCGTGGTCGCGCTGGTCGCCGCCGACGGCCACTCGCGCTATCCGGTTTACCGCGAGACGCTCGACAACGTGGTGGGGCTTCTCTACGCGAAAGATCTCTTCGCCGTCGTCAAAGAGAAGAAGGTGCACACCACCCGGCTCGCGGACATCTGCCGCTCGCCGGTGCTCTACGTGGTGGAGACGCAGTCGATCCTGAGCATGCTGCGCGAGATGCGCGCGCGCCGGCTGCACATGGCCATCGTCAGCGACGAATTCGGCGGCACCTCGGGGCTGGTCACGCTCGAGGACATCATCGAAGAAATCGTGGGCGAGATTCACGACGAGTACGACACCGAAGTGCAAATTCAGGAGCTGGGCGAAGGTCGCCTCGTCGCCGATGCCGCGGTTCCGCTCGCGGATCTATCCGCGCGTCTGGGCCGCGCCATTCCGGCCGACGGCGAGTTCGAGTCGCTCGGAGGGCTCATCGTCCACCGCGCGGGCCGTGTGCCCGAGGTGGGCGCCACCCTCACCGTCGACGGATTGAAGCTCATCGTGCGCGAGGCCGACAAAACGCGGGTCGTGAAAGTCGAAATCGTCCCCATGGACGGAGCTTCGCGCCCCGCCGCCGCCGCGCCCTCCTAG
- a CDS encoding HesA/MoeB/ThiF family protein: MNRNAARVLVVGIGGLGAPLCLALAKAGVGTLGLLDEDRVERTNLHRQILFRDADVGKPKIAAAEAMLTELFPKVRIEAHETRLLPHNAVDLVSRYDVVVEGSDNFPTKFLTADACKLAERPVVHGAAVRWVGTALAVSAKGGPCYRCLFEDLPRDNVPNCAEAGVMAPVVGLVGAFQADLALSLLDGRDIAGELVTVDGKATSAERMVRRRRIGRRAGCLLCGKNEIREIDRGRYVADVCMEG, translated from the coding sequence GTGAATCGGAACGCAGCGCGCGTTCTGGTCGTGGGCATCGGCGGTCTCGGTGCACCTTTGTGCCTGGCGCTGGCCAAGGCCGGGGTGGGGACTTTGGGGCTCTTGGACGAGGACCGCGTGGAGCGGACGAATCTGCACCGGCAGATCCTCTTTCGCGATGCCGACGTGGGAAAGCCGAAGATTGCGGCCGCCGAGGCCATGCTGACGGAGCTCTTTCCGAAGGTGCGCATCGAGGCGCACGAGACGCGCCTTCTGCCGCACAACGCGGTGGACTTGGTGTCGCGCTACGACGTCGTGGTGGAAGGCAGCGACAATTTTCCCACCAAGTTTCTCACGGCCGACGCGTGCAAGCTCGCCGAGCGGCCCGTCGTTCACGGCGCTGCGGTGCGCTGGGTGGGAACCGCGCTCGCGGTGAGCGCGAAGGGCGGGCCCTGCTACCGCTGCCTGTTCGAGGACCTGCCGCGCGACAACGTCCCCAATTGCGCCGAGGCCGGCGTGATGGCCCCCGTGGTGGGCTTGGTGGGCGCGTTTCAGGCCGATCTGGCGCTCTCGCTCCTCGATGGGCGGGACATCGCCGGCGAGTTGGTCACCGTCGATGGGAAGGCGACTTCGGCGGAGCGAATGGTGCGCCGCCGCCGCATCGGGCGGCGCGCGGGGTGTTTGCTTTGCGGCAAAAACGAGATCCGTGAGATCGATCGCGGCCGCTACGTGGCGGACGTTTGCATGGAAGGATGA
- a CDS encoding MoaD/ThiS family protein, with amino-acid sequence MAQEITIRIPASLRNLTGGKEEVIAVGETIGQLFDDLETRHPGVKARLLDEKGIRRFINVYLGEEDVRFLEGLKTVVKAGEAVSIVPAIAGG; translated from the coding sequence ATGGCACAGGAGATCACGATTCGTATTCCGGCGTCGTTGCGTAACCTCACCGGGGGCAAAGAGGAAGTCATCGCCGTCGGAGAGACGATCGGACAGCTCTTCGACGACCTCGAAACGCGTCATCCCGGCGTCAAAGCCCGTCTGCTCGACGAAAAGGGCATTCGCCGGTTCATCAACGTGTACCTCGGCGAAGAAGACGTGCGCTTCCTCGAAGGCCTGAAAACCGTCGTGAAGGCCGGCGAAGCCGTCAGCATCGTTCCGGCCATCGCGGGCGGTTGA
- a CDS encoding indole-3-glycerol phosphate synthase TrpC, translating to MILDKIVTSKRAEIATLKAPPPTTAGPRIDVAALLKRGPKEPLRILTEFKRKSPSAGELSRTLSLAERVGAYAKAGSSLVSVLCDGPFFGGSYDDVVEARAVLDRAGRPVPILAKEFILDPVQLQIARAKGADAALLIVRILQPDEVTRLVKASRECGLEPLVEVATEEELAIALNSGARLIGVNARDLDTLRMDPVRASKIVAAIPADRVAVHLSGLKTEDDVRALSKGRAEAALVGEILMRQDDPTDLLTRFVAAARE from the coding sequence ATGATTCTGGACAAGATCGTCACCTCGAAGCGCGCCGAAATTGCGACGTTGAAAGCGCCGCCGCCCACGACTGCGGGTCCCCGCATCGATGTGGCTGCACTCTTGAAACGTGGCCCCAAGGAGCCGCTGCGCATCCTCACCGAGTTCAAACGAAAGAGCCCGAGCGCCGGTGAGCTCTCGCGCACCCTCTCCTTGGCCGAGCGCGTGGGAGCCTATGCGAAGGCCGGTTCGAGCCTCGTCAGCGTCCTTTGCGATGGTCCGTTCTTCGGCGGCTCGTACGACGACGTCGTCGAGGCGCGCGCCGTGCTCGATCGGGCGGGACGCCCCGTTCCGATCCTCGCCAAGGAGTTCATCCTCGACCCCGTGCAGCTCCAGATCGCGCGCGCCAAGGGCGCCGATGCGGCGCTGCTCATCGTGCGCATTTTGCAGCCAGACGAGGTGACCCGCTTGGTGAAGGCCTCGCGCGAATGCGGCCTCGAACCGCTCGTCGAAGTGGCCACCGAGGAAGAACTCGCGATCGCGCTGAACAGCGGCGCGCGCCTCATCGGCGTGAACGCGCGCGACCTGGACACGCTGCGCATGGATCCCGTGCGCGCCTCGAAGATCGTCGCGGCCATCCCGGCCGATCGCGTCGCCGTCCACCTCTCCGGCCTCAAGACGGAGGACGACGTCCGCGCCCTCTCCAAAGGGCGCGCCGAGGCCGCGCTGGTCGGTGAAATCCTGATGCGCCAGGATGATCCGACGGATCTCCTCACGCGGTTCGTGGCAGCGGCCCGCGAGTAA
- the rpmB gene encoding 50S ribosomal protein L28 gives MAKSDITGKRKLKAQNVSHSNIKTKRWQNLNIQTRRLWVPELKKFVTLNVTTRDLRTIDKIGVTEYAKQHGAKLA, from the coding sequence ATGGCTAAAAGTGATATTACAGGCAAGCGCAAGCTCAAGGCGCAAAACGTCTCGCACTCGAACATCAAGACGAAGCGCTGGCAGAACCTCAACATTCAGACCCGCCGCCTCTGGGTTCCCGAGCTGAAGAAGTTCGTGACGCTGAACGTGACCACGCGTGACCTGCGCACGATCGACAAGATCGGCGTCACCGAGTACGCGAAGCAGCACGGCGCCAAGCTCGCCTGA
- the cysK gene encoding cysteine synthase A translates to MSVIANDLLQLVGDTPLVRVRRLDGNSPRADVWAKMEQANPAGSVKDRICLAMVEAAEAQGLLRPGGVVVEPTSGNTGIGLALVCAVKGYRCILTMPESMSLERRQLLQAYGAQIVLTPEDQQMEGAIAKAREIAESTEGAFLPQQFDNPANPDVHARTTGREIVEAMEGLRIDAFVAGVGTGGTITGVGRVLRERFGTHAEGGPLIVAVEPEACATLSRGERGPTKIQGLAPGFVPRNYDASVVDQVRTVTDADAWRTKTDLAKREGLLVGISSGATVFAALDVARELGPHKNVVTMLFDTGERYFSLGEYFAGESAP, encoded by the coding sequence ATGTCCGTTATTGCGAACGACCTCCTTCAGCTCGTCGGGGACACCCCGCTGGTGCGTGTGCGCCGTTTGGACGGGAATTCCCCGCGTGCGGACGTCTGGGCCAAGATGGAGCAAGCGAACCCCGCCGGCTCGGTGAAGGACCGCATTTGCCTGGCCATGGTCGAGGCCGCCGAGGCCCAGGGGCTCTTGCGCCCGGGCGGCGTGGTGGTGGAGCCGACCAGCGGAAACACCGGCATCGGCCTCGCCTTGGTGTGCGCCGTCAAAGGCTACCGCTGCATCTTGACCATGCCGGAGAGCATGAGCCTGGAGCGCCGGCAACTGCTGCAAGCCTATGGCGCGCAAATCGTGCTGACGCCCGAGGATCAGCAAATGGAGGGCGCCATCGCCAAGGCGCGCGAGATCGCCGAGAGCACGGAGGGCGCGTTCTTGCCGCAGCAGTTCGACAATCCGGCCAACCCGGACGTGCACGCACGCACGACCGGGCGCGAGATCGTGGAGGCGATGGAGGGGCTGCGCATCGACGCGTTCGTGGCGGGGGTTGGCACGGGCGGGACGATCACCGGCGTGGGGCGGGTCCTGCGCGAGCGGTTTGGGACCCACGCGGAGGGCGGCCCGCTCATCGTGGCGGTGGAGCCGGAAGCGTGCGCGACCCTGTCGCGGGGCGAGCGCGGTCCGACGAAGATTCAGGGGCTGGCGCCGGGCTTCGTGCCGCGGAACTACGATGCGAGCGTGGTGGACCAGGTGCGGACGGTGACCGACGCGGACGCGTGGCGCACGAAGACCGACCTGGCCAAGCGCGAAGGTTTGCTCGTGGGCATCAGCTCGGGGGCGACGGTCTTCGCGGCACTGGATGTCGCGCGCGAGCTTGGGCCCCATAAGAACGTCGTGACCATGCTTTTCGATACAGGCGAACGCTACTTCAGCCTCGGGGAGTACTTCGCCGGGGAGTCGGCTCCGTGA
- a CDS encoding dipeptidase, with product MTVSDEAKAVHSAYPAVDLHADTLMWTRWLGYDLHARHTPPLPLAAFGGHVDIPRMREGGMSAQFFGLVSLPLREKGAGLGRAVDEQIDALHEAIDRRPGALRLVKHADEIRACDREGRISALLGIEGAHALEGDLDRIDHFARRGVRYLGLLHFSANEAGFPAYGRGRRDTRGLTAWGRELVGRCEAASVLVDLAHINRQGFLDVCEMATRPPIVSHTGVLGAFEHWRNIGDDQLRAVADKGGCVGVIFCPRYVGGDGLGPVVKHLLHILDVVGEDVPALGSDWDGFIVPTSPLKDPTGLPRLTEALLAAKVPERVIGKILRQNVLRVLADA from the coding sequence ATGACCGTCTCTGATGAAGCGAAAGCGGTCCACTCCGCCTACCCTGCGGTGGACCTTCACGCCGACACCCTCATGTGGACGCGCTGGCTTGGTTACGACCTTCACGCCCGTCACACGCCACCGTTGCCGCTGGCCGCTTTCGGGGGTCACGTGGACATCCCGCGCATGCGCGAAGGCGGCATGTCCGCGCAGTTTTTCGGCCTGGTCTCGCTGCCCTTGCGCGAGAAGGGCGCCGGGCTCGGGCGCGCGGTGGACGAGCAGATCGACGCGCTCCACGAAGCCATCGATCGCCGCCCCGGCGCACTCCGCCTGGTGAAGCACGCCGACGAGATCCGCGCGTGCGACCGCGAAGGGCGCATCTCCGCGCTCCTCGGCATCGAGGGCGCGCACGCGCTCGAAGGCGATCTGGACCGAATCGACCACTTTGCCCGGCGGGGCGTGCGCTACCTCGGCCTGCTTCATTTCAGCGCCAACGAGGCCGGCTTTCCCGCCTACGGACGCGGACGCCGCGACACGCGCGGGCTCACCGCGTGGGGGCGTGAGCTGGTCGGACGCTGCGAGGCCGCGTCGGTGCTCGTCGACCTGGCGCACATCAACCGGCAAGGCTTTCTCGACGTCTGCGAAATGGCCACGCGCCCGCCCATCGTCAGCCACACCGGCGTGCTCGGGGCCTTCGAACACTGGCGCAACATCGGCGACGACCAGCTCCGCGCCGTGGCCGACAAGGGCGGCTGCGTCGGTGTCATCTTCTGTCCGCGCTACGTCGGAGGCGATGGCCTCGGGCCGGTGGTCAAGCACTTGCTGCACATCCTCGACGTCGTCGGCGAGGACGTGCCGGCGCTGGGGAGCGACTGGGATGGTTTCATCGTCCCCACATCCCCCCTCAAAGATCCGACGGGCCTGCCTCGACTGACCGAAGCGCTGCTCGCGGCCAAAGTTCCCGAGCGCGTGATCGGGAAAATTCTGCGACAGAACGTCCTGCGTGTCCTCGCCGATGCGTAA
- the trpD gene encoding anthranilate phosphoribosyltransferase, with the protein MSDASLAGLAGLVRFADVLPRLAARDIDSRLVRAAFDAILQGAWTPTQVGAFAVALRLAGETSEMIVAATEALRATMTAVDVADDEPVVDTCGTGGDGAQSLNLSTAAAIVAAASGLRVAKHGNRSVSSRCGSADVLEALGVPTDVPPELQVEVLREVGIAFLFAPAHHPALKHAAQARRELGVRTIFNVIGPLANPARATHQLVGVYDDALRPIMARALARIGVRAAWVVRSEDGLDEISPSASTYVTELSPEGTITERIVVPEDFGFERQKREAFAGSTAEENARAISTILRGEPHPATDAVLLNAAAALMVAGTATDPREAAERAREAIASGKTVSLLAAWQRATTRRRSGSG; encoded by the coding sequence GTGAGCGACGCCTCGCTAGCTGGTTTGGCTGGGCTGGTTCGCTTCGCGGACGTACTCCCGAGGCTCGCAGCGCGCGACATCGATTCACGGCTCGTGCGAGCCGCCTTCGATGCCATTTTGCAAGGTGCGTGGACGCCCACGCAGGTCGGCGCCTTCGCCGTGGCCCTGCGCCTCGCGGGGGAAACCTCCGAGATGATCGTGGCCGCCACCGAAGCGCTGCGCGCGACCATGACCGCGGTCGACGTGGCGGATGACGAGCCGGTGGTCGACACGTGCGGCACGGGCGGCGACGGCGCGCAATCGCTGAATCTGTCGACGGCGGCCGCCATCGTCGCCGCAGCCTCGGGACTGCGGGTGGCGAAACATGGGAACCGGTCGGTCTCGAGCCGCTGCGGCAGCGCGGACGTGCTGGAGGCGTTGGGCGTCCCCACGGACGTGCCGCCCGAGCTCCAGGTCGAGGTGCTGCGGGAGGTGGGCATCGCGTTCCTCTTCGCGCCGGCGCACCATCCCGCGCTCAAGCACGCTGCCCAGGCACGGCGTGAGCTGGGGGTGCGCACCATCTTCAACGTCATTGGTCCGTTGGCCAACCCGGCGCGCGCCACGCACCAACTCGTCGGCGTGTACGACGACGCCCTGCGGCCGATCATGGCGCGGGCCCTCGCCCGCATCGGCGTGCGCGCCGCGTGGGTGGTGCGCAGCGAAGACGGCCTCGACGAGATCAGCCCGTCGGCCTCGACGTACGTCACGGAGCTCTCGCCCGAGGGCACCATCACCGAGCGCATCGTCGTTCCGGAGGACTTCGGCTTCGAACGCCAGAAGCGCGAGGCCTTCGCCGGCTCCACGGCCGAAGAAAACGCGCGCGCCATCTCCACGATTCTGCGCGGCGAACCGCACCCAGCCACGGATGCCGTCCTCCTCAATGCCGCTGCCGCACTCATGGTCGCAGGGACCGCAACCGATCCGCGCGAGGCCGCGGAACGTGCGCGCGAGGCCATCGCTTCGGGTAAAACGGTATCTCTCCTCGCTGCATGGCAACGGGCTACGACTCGCCGGAGGTCCGGTTCCGGCTGA
- a CDS encoding N-formylglutamate amidohydrolase yields MQNGKRLFSLIEPERRESAVVVEVPHAGLDVPATYLANLTAPARSIAQDADLYVDELYADAPLEGATLLVAHTSRYVLDLNRGEDDWDREAVSAPASARSAVPLGPSRMPRGLIWRLTTDGAPALARPLTLAELDERVDRIHRPYHRALWSVLERKREKFGYAVLLAAHSMPSNARTLNGEAGAPRADIVPGTQGRTTSAPVFIECVDAHARAFGYTVRHDDPYRGGFSARHYGQPHRGLHAVQVELARRLYMDERTCARNGGFDAMRSWCRSLVAKLVQTALR; encoded by the coding sequence GTGCAGAACGGAAAGAGGCTCTTTTCACTCATCGAGCCCGAGCGTCGCGAGAGCGCCGTCGTCGTGGAGGTTCCCCACGCCGGCTTGGACGTACCGGCTACCTACCTCGCCAACCTCACCGCGCCCGCGCGGTCCATCGCGCAGGATGCAGATCTCTACGTCGATGAACTCTACGCGGACGCGCCGCTCGAGGGGGCCACGCTGCTCGTGGCGCATACCTCGCGCTACGTGCTCGATTTGAACCGCGGCGAGGACGATTGGGATCGCGAGGCCGTCTCCGCGCCGGCATCGGCGCGCAGTGCTGTGCCCTTGGGCCCTTCGCGCATGCCGCGAGGTCTCATCTGGCGCCTCACGACCGATGGCGCGCCCGCACTTGCGCGGCCGCTCACGTTGGCGGAGCTCGATGAGCGCGTCGATCGCATTCACCGCCCTTACCATCGTGCTCTCTGGTCCGTGCTCGAGCGAAAGCGCGAGAAGTTCGGCTACGCCGTCTTGCTCGCGGCTCATTCGATGCCGAGCAACGCGCGCACACTCAACGGAGAAGCAGGTGCGCCACGCGCCGACATCGTCCCCGGCACCCAGGGTCGAACCACCTCTGCTCCCGTCTTCATCGAATGCGTGGATGCACACGCCCGCGCGTTCGGCTACACCGTACGACACGATGATCCGTATCGCGGCGGATTTTCCGCGCGGCACTATGGTCAACCGCACCGTGGCCTTCACGCCGTGCAGGTCGAGCTGGCGCGCCGGCTCTACATGGATGAGCGAACCTGTGCGCGAAACGGAGGCTTCGATGCGATGCGCTCGTGGTGTCGAAGCTTGGTGGCCAAGCTCGTTCAAACGGCGCTACGCTAG
- a CDS encoding pyridoxamine 5'-phosphate oxidase family protein: MGKLYEGIDERLSQFIAAQKMYFVATAPLAGDGLLNLSPKGLDSFRILGPKTVAYLDLVGSGVETIAHLRENGRIVILFCAFEGPPKIVRLHGRGESFEPGDREYDTLAPSFPERPNARAIIRIHVERISDSCGFGVPLYQFEGERTQLDDWADRKGPEGIARYKVEKNSTSLDGLPGLLRLGEEGEGRSTRSQP, encoded by the coding sequence ATGGGAAAGCTTTACGAGGGTATCGACGAGCGGCTGTCGCAGTTCATCGCGGCGCAGAAAATGTACTTCGTGGCCACGGCGCCTCTCGCAGGCGACGGCCTTTTGAACCTGTCGCCCAAAGGGCTCGACAGCTTTCGCATCCTCGGCCCCAAGACGGTGGCGTACCTGGACCTCGTCGGCAGCGGCGTCGAGACCATCGCGCATTTGCGCGAGAACGGCCGCATCGTCATTCTGTTCTGTGCCTTCGAGGGACCGCCGAAGATCGTGAGGCTCCACGGCCGCGGCGAATCCTTCGAGCCGGGAGACCGCGAATACGACACCCTCGCGCCATCGTTTCCCGAGCGGCCCAACGCGCGCGCCATCATCCGCATCCACGTCGAGCGCATCTCCGACTCGTGCGGTTTCGGGGTCCCGCTCTACCAATTCGAGGGCGAGCGCACGCAGCTCGACGACTGGGCCGATCGAAAAGGCCCCGAGGGCATCGCCCGTTACAAGGTGGAGAAAAATTCCACGAGCCTCGATGGGCTTCCGGGACTGCTGCGGCTCGGCGAGGAAGGCGAAGGAAGAAGTACACGTTCTCAGCCGTAA
- a CDS encoding cysteine synthase family protein has product MRRRIESVVDAVGNTPLLRLRNVAPPGVEVYAKLEFTNPGGSVKDRPALRMIRDALADGRLTKDKILIDSTSGNTGVAYSIFGAALGVRVHLVMPSNVSKARKDIAEAFGTEIIYSDPLEGSDGAIRLVREVVEREKDRYFYPDQYANASNPLAHYHGTGKEILEAVGDRITHFVAGLGTTGTMMGTTRRLKEHTRPIRCIAVEPDDALHGLEGLKHLASSIVPPIFDAKIPDETRPCSTEAGWDMSDRLAREEGLHVGHSSGANVHVAVQVAEELAAQGKTGCVVAIVADRGDRYFAPLKWEKRYIW; this is encoded by the coding sequence TTGAGGCGGCGGATTGAATCGGTGGTGGACGCGGTGGGCAATACACCGCTTTTGCGTTTGCGAAACGTGGCGCCGCCCGGGGTGGAGGTCTACGCGAAGTTGGAATTCACCAACCCCGGCGGAAGCGTGAAAGACCGTCCCGCATTGCGCATGATCCGCGATGCGCTCGCGGATGGACGGCTCACCAAGGACAAGATTCTCATCGATTCCACGAGCGGGAATACGGGGGTGGCCTATTCCATTTTCGGCGCCGCCCTCGGCGTGCGCGTGCACTTGGTGATGCCGTCCAACGTGTCCAAGGCGCGCAAAGACATTGCGGAGGCCTTTGGAACGGAAATCATCTATTCCGATCCCCTGGAGGGCTCCGACGGGGCGATTCGGCTGGTGCGTGAGGTCGTCGAGCGCGAAAAGGACCGCTATTTCTACCCCGATCAATACGCGAACGCCTCGAATCCGCTGGCGCACTACCACGGGACGGGAAAAGAAATTTTGGAGGCGGTGGGCGACCGCATCACGCACTTCGTCGCCGGGCTGGGCACGACCGGGACGATGATGGGCACGACGCGCCGCCTCAAAGAACACACGAGGCCCATCCGCTGCATCGCGGTGGAACCGGACGACGCGCTGCATGGCCTCGAGGGGCTCAAGCATTTGGCCAGCAGCATCGTACCGCCCATCTTCGACGCCAAAATTCCCGACGAGACCCGCCCCTGCTCCACCGAGGCGGGCTGGGACATGTCCGATCGCCTGGCGCGCGAAGAGGGCCTTCACGTGGGGCATTCGTCCGGCGCCAACGTGCACGTGGCGGTGCAGGTCGCGGAGGAGCTCGCGGCCCAGGGCAAAACGGGCTGCGTCGTGGCCATCGTGGCCGATCGCGGCGACCGGTATTTCGCGCCCCTCAAGTGGGAAAAACGCTACATTTGGTAG